A region from the Nonlabens sp. YIK11 genome encodes:
- a CDS encoding glycosyltransferase family 10 domain-containing protein: MKEELKIDFVDLWKDFDKTNNFFFHLLSTRYRLVITDSPDLLIFSGFGNKHLQYNCTKLFYTGENWKTNFNACDYSISFENLPSIKQYQLPNYVIRVLEANSLHLLLKQKSMEEAHQILEVKSEFCCTVVSNPSAHVRNDFFEKLNTIKKVNSGGRFRNNIGGPVADKLEFCKNHKFVFAFENQRATGYTTEKLTDALLSDAIPIYSGDPDVAKTFNSKRFLNFDEYKNAEDLIVDILELDTNDTLFKKKISQPVFVNNQAPDFFDASRLLNFITTCIEDETVKKKQYKIKKNFRYYVERKYNGLKRRLNFKSQ, encoded by the coding sequence ATGAAAGAAGAATTGAAAATTGATTTTGTTGATTTATGGAAGGATTTTGACAAAACAAATAACTTTTTTTTTCATCTTTTAAGCACTCGCTACCGATTGGTAATTACAGACTCGCCGGATTTACTCATTTTTTCAGGATTTGGTAATAAACATTTGCAATACAACTGCACTAAATTATTTTATACAGGAGAGAATTGGAAAACCAACTTTAATGCTTGTGATTACTCTATAAGTTTTGAAAACCTTCCTTCCATAAAGCAATACCAGTTGCCTAATTATGTGATTAGGGTTTTAGAAGCAAATAGCCTTCATCTTTTGCTAAAACAAAAGAGTATGGAAGAAGCGCATCAAATTTTAGAAGTCAAAAGTGAATTTTGTTGTACTGTAGTTTCCAATCCTAGCGCTCATGTACGAAATGACTTTTTTGAAAAATTAAATACTATCAAAAAAGTAAATTCTGGAGGTCGTTTCAGAAATAATATAGGTGGCCCAGTTGCTGACAAGCTAGAGTTTTGCAAGAACCATAAGTTTGTTTTTGCATTTGAAAATCAAAGAGCCACCGGCTATACTACAGAAAAATTGACAGATGCACTACTTAGTGACGCTATTCCAATCTACAGCGGTGATCCTGATGTTGCCAAAACATTTAACTCTAAACGATTTTTAAACTTTGATGAGTACAAAAATGCTGAGGATCTCATAGTTGACATTTTAGAATTGGATACAAATGACACGCTTTTTAAGAAGAAGATTTCTCAACCAGTTTTTGTGAATAATCAAGCCCCAGATTTCTTTGATGCCAGCAGGCTTTTAAACTTTATCACTACTTGTATTGAGGATGAAACCGTCAAAAAAAAGCAGTACAAAATCAAGAAAAATTTTCGATACTATGTAGAACGAAAATATAATGGACTCAAACGTAGATTAAATTTTAAATCACAATAG
- a CDS encoding ABC transporter permease — protein sequence MNEEKWLYEIKPKGKLIDLNLKEIWRYRDLLVLFVKRDITTAYKQTILGPLWFLIQPLFTSVVFTLVFNEVAGIDNGAIPNFLFNLTGLTLWSYFKEVLSVSSSAFTSNAGLFGKVYFPRFIAPASRVLSGLFKFGIQLIILIIFYVYYYYNGMDILPSVGLPLILVILLNIILLGMGSGLILSALTTKYRDLNVLIGFGLNLLLYLSAVMYSLEAAQDKLKEYYWAVEWNPIAHVIESYRSLWFNSLEIHWTGIYTGLVLGIIIFFLGLIVFNKTEKTFIDTV from the coding sequence ATGAATGAAGAAAAGTGGTTATACGAAATCAAGCCTAAAGGGAAGTTGATTGACCTCAATCTAAAGGAGATATGGCGATATAGGGATTTACTAGTACTATTTGTTAAAAGAGATATTACTACAGCATATAAACAAACCATCTTGGGACCCCTATGGTTCCTGATCCAGCCGTTGTTTACCAGCGTGGTTTTTACCCTGGTGTTTAATGAGGTGGCTGGTATAGACAATGGTGCGATCCCCAACTTTCTTTTTAACTTAACGGGACTAACCTTATGGAGTTACTTCAAGGAAGTGTTGAGCGTATCTAGTTCTGCATTCACTTCAAATGCAGGGTTATTTGGTAAAGTATATTTTCCACGTTTCATTGCACCAGCTTCGCGCGTACTTTCAGGCTTATTCAAATTTGGTATTCAATTGATCATACTGATCATTTTCTATGTGTACTATTATTATAATGGGATGGATATCCTACCTAGTGTAGGCTTGCCTTTGATACTAGTAATATTACTTAACATCATCTTGTTAGGCATGGGATCTGGACTAATCCTTTCCGCCTTGACCACAAAATATCGGGACTTGAATGTATTGATAGGCTTTGGATTAAACCTACTGTTATATCTAAGCGCAGTAATGTATTCATTGGAAGCTGCACAGGATAAATTAAAAGAGTATTACTGGGCCGTAGAATGGAATCCCATTGCTCACGTCATAGAGAGCTATCGCAGTTTGTGGTTCAATAGTCTGGAGATTCACTGGACGGGCATCTATACTGGACTAGTCTTAGGGATAATCATCTTCTTTTTAGGATTGATTGTCTTTAATAAGACAGAGAAGACTTTTATTGATACGGTCTAG
- a CDS encoding polysaccharide biosynthesis tyrosine autokinase, with protein MEEEKEVNALSGIFDVKQFLQKLLKLWWLFLLCMIIGLSYAYYKNQFIQTFYRIESLISIKDNNNPLFTSNQSLTFNWGGTTDKVTTAITQFKSRSHAEVVVDQLQFYVNYIKEGDYYNIDAYKQTPFYVFVDTSSAQLYQKNIRIKVLDNDRFELSTTFGGTTAGGFDYAEKEPTSVQVPQGDWSQTFRFGEKIELPFLKVTIERRSDQVSAGEWLFNLGNYWGTVMRYKGIAVSQQPDGSSILNLSMQGLNKQRLIDYINKSSEVLVTEELRKKNMFAVSTIKYIDSSLQKQSKLLKESEEELSTFRNNTQLLDATVQNSDFNEKLTSFEIQKRDLLNRLNYYENLDTYLKRRSDYTAIQAPSVVGISEGSIGGFIGQLIGLSEERKRLEFSLKPDAPAFREIDRQIDALKTVIYENIENSTSLLESELSQINREIGKLEGQIKRLPKEQQEFLKIQRQFDINQQALDIFLLKRKEAELVKAANVSDVYIIDEAKDTGQGGSQRDSNINYLIALLIGIAVPVTVAFILTLLDSFIHSPKDLEKLSPVPLIGVIGQVKHDNNLVVYEKPRSAIAEAFRGLRSSLHFIYNQDTSSNTGSKTIMVTSSVSGEGKTFTSINLATVFALSGKRTILVGLDLRKPKIFDDFNIENTIGVSNYLVKDATLNEIIKSSGIENLDLALSGPVPPNPSELILKKQTAIMLEELKKSYDYIILDTPPLGLVADAMEISKYSEASLYVVRQGYTKRGMLDIVNDKYVKRELDNVSLLFNYFNDRARYGYGYGYGYGYGAYGNGYHQDNAPKTAAYRLKQQISKLFTLSRKRS; from the coding sequence ATGGAAGAAGAAAAGGAAGTTAACGCATTATCAGGCATTTTTGATGTCAAACAGTTCCTGCAAAAGCTATTGAAACTTTGGTGGCTGTTTTTGCTGTGCATGATCATAGGCTTGTCATATGCCTATTACAAGAATCAATTTATTCAGACGTTTTACAGAATTGAGTCCTTGATCAGTATCAAGGACAACAATAACCCTTTATTTACGAGCAATCAAAGCTTGACATTTAATTGGGGTGGAACTACAGACAAGGTAACCACGGCCATCACCCAATTCAAATCCAGATCCCATGCAGAGGTGGTTGTGGATCAATTGCAATTCTACGTCAACTATATCAAAGAAGGAGATTATTACAATATTGACGCCTATAAGCAAACTCCATTCTATGTTTTTGTAGATACATCCAGTGCCCAATTGTATCAAAAAAATATACGGATTAAAGTGTTGGATAACGATAGGTTTGAATTGAGTACCACATTTGGTGGGACCACAGCTGGCGGATTTGATTATGCAGAAAAAGAACCCACAAGCGTCCAGGTGCCACAAGGAGACTGGAGTCAAACCTTCCGTTTTGGAGAAAAGATAGAGCTACCCTTTTTAAAAGTAACCATCGAGCGACGATCAGATCAGGTCAGTGCTGGAGAATGGCTGTTCAACCTAGGTAATTATTGGGGAACCGTCATGCGTTATAAAGGCATTGCGGTAAGCCAGCAACCCGATGGATCCTCCATTTTGAACCTAAGTATGCAAGGCCTGAACAAGCAACGACTTATTGATTATATCAACAAAAGCAGTGAGGTACTGGTCACAGAAGAGTTGCGCAAGAAAAATATGTTTGCGGTAAGTACGATCAAATACATAGACAGCAGCCTTCAAAAACAAAGTAAATTGTTGAAGGAGTCAGAAGAAGAGTTGTCAACTTTCAGGAACAACACACAACTGTTAGATGCTACGGTGCAAAACTCAGATTTTAATGAAAAGCTCACCAGTTTTGAAATCCAGAAAAGGGATTTGTTGAACCGATTGAATTATTATGAAAACCTAGACACCTATTTAAAGCGTAGATCTGATTATACGGCGATTCAAGCTCCGTCTGTGGTAGGTATTTCAGAAGGTAGCATAGGTGGATTCATTGGTCAATTGATAGGACTTTCAGAAGAACGTAAGCGTCTGGAATTCAGTTTGAAACCAGATGCTCCAGCCTTTAGGGAAATTGACCGTCAGATTGATGCATTGAAAACGGTGATCTATGAGAATATAGAAAACTCTACGTCACTTCTAGAAAGTGAACTTTCTCAGATCAATAGAGAAATAGGAAAGTTGGAAGGTCAGATCAAAAGGTTGCCTAAGGAGCAGCAGGAATTTTTAAAGATCCAGCGTCAATTTGATATTAATCAACAAGCCCTTGATATCTTTCTGCTAAAAAGAAAAGAGGCAGAATTAGTCAAAGCGGCTAATGTATCTGATGTGTACATCATCGATGAGGCAAAAGACACCGGTCAAGGTGGTAGCCAGCGGGATAGCAATATCAACTACTTGATCGCACTATTGATAGGAATCGCAGTGCCCGTGACAGTAGCGTTTATCCTAACGCTATTGGATAGTTTTATTCATTCTCCTAAAGATTTGGAAAAATTATCGCCAGTTCCATTGATAGGAGTCATAGGACAAGTCAAGCATGACAATAATCTTGTGGTATATGAAAAGCCAAGATCTGCCATTGCCGAAGCTTTTAGAGGTTTGCGATCCAGTCTGCATTTTATATACAATCAGGATACAAGTTCCAACACCGGCTCAAAAACCATTATGGTGACGAGTAGTGTCAGCGGTGAAGGAAAAACCTTTACCAGTATCAATCTGGCTACGGTTTTTGCACTAAGTGGCAAAAGAACCATATTGGTAGGATTGGATTTAAGAAAGCCTAAAATATTTGATGATTTCAATATTGAGAACACCATTGGAGTCTCCAATTACTTGGTTAAAGACGCAACGCTGAATGAGATCATAAAATCTTCGGGAATAGAAAATCTGGATCTAGCGCTATCAGGTCCTGTGCCACCTAATCCTAGTGAGCTTATATTAAAAAAGCAAACAGCTATCATGTTGGAAGAGCTGAAAAAATCCTATGATTATATCATTCTGGACACGCCGCCTCTGGGTCTAGTGGCAGACGCTATGGAAATATCAAAGTATTCAGAAGCCAGCCTGTATGTGGTGCGTCAGGGATATACTAAAAGGGGAATGCTGGACATCGTCAACGATAAATATGTAAAACGTGAGTTGGATAACGTCAGTCTGCTCTTCAACTATTTCAACGACCGAGCGAGATATGGCTATGGTTATGGCTACGGTTACGGGTATGGAGCCTACGGCAACGGCTACCATCAAGATAATGCCCCAAAAACCGCGGCATATCGATTGAAGCAACAGATTAGTAAGTTATTTACGCTTTCGCGAAAGCGTAGTTAG
- a CDS encoding polysaccharide biosynthesis/export family protein, with the protein MRRLTFVWMIGLLLAISSCIPLNKITYLQESKSVAVDSLMMARRLQPPYRLQVNDVLNISLYQSADERLTKLFSPASGESVSGAGMNGYGIDIRGDIRLPEIGTVKAIGLTTDELQEKLKQILLEKYFKQEDELFLTVKLAGISYTMVGEVAGTGQVNVEKEQINIVEAIAAGGGVSDVGDLTAVKIVRNYPDGVKVHKLDLTDLDVVYSPYYYIQPNDMIVVDPLPQKVIGTGTTGLSTFGTIVTVLSALVTSVLLFTRL; encoded by the coding sequence ATGCGTAGGCTCACGTTTGTATGGATGATAGGATTGCTGCTTGCAATATCATCTTGCATCCCTTTAAATAAAATCACTTACCTGCAAGAGTCAAAATCTGTAGCTGTGGATAGCTTAATGATGGCAAGACGTTTACAACCACCGTACCGATTACAGGTGAACGACGTTTTGAACATCAGCTTGTATCAAAGTGCAGACGAACGATTGACAAAGCTTTTTTCGCCAGCAAGTGGTGAATCCGTGAGCGGTGCTGGAATGAATGGATATGGGATTGATATACGTGGTGACATTAGACTGCCTGAGATAGGAACGGTAAAAGCCATAGGCCTTACTACCGATGAACTGCAGGAAAAGTTGAAACAAATTTTACTGGAAAAATATTTCAAACAGGAAGATGAGCTGTTCTTGACCGTAAAGCTCGCCGGTATTTCCTATACTATGGTGGGTGAGGTTGCTGGAACAGGACAGGTTAATGTAGAAAAAGAACAAATAAATATAGTTGAGGCCATTGCGGCCGGTGGCGGTGTCAGTGACGTGGGCGACTTGACCGCGGTTAAAATCGTGCGTAATTATCCAGATGGGGTAAAGGTACACAAGCTGGATTTGACGGATCTGGATGTAGTGTACTCACCTTATTACTATATCCAACCCAATGACATGATTGTAGTGGATCCATTGCCTCAAAAGGTGATAGGTACAGGCACCACTGGTTTATCGACTTTCGGCACGATCGTTACAGTGCTTAGCGCACTGGTGACATCAGTCCTTTTATTCACGCGTTTATAG
- a CDS encoding ABC-F family ATP-binding cassette domain-containing protein, translated as MNYLSVENVSRAFADKALFENVSLGINQGQKIGFVAKNGYGKTSLLNIIAGREQPDSGSVNKRSDLRMAFLSQEPDLDPNQTIEEVILASDIPTIQIIARYEKAMENMDDADAYQKAFDQMESVQAWDFETKYKQILSKLKLDDLSQKVGKLSGGQKKRIAMAIALLSDPQLLIMDEPTNHLDLEMIEWLEEYFKQEDYTILMVTHDRYFLDRVCNEIIELDNGHLYTYKGNYSYYVEKKEERLEIEQTTQEKAQQLFKKELQWMRRQPKARTTKSKSRIDDFYQIKEAASNRRKEHNVELEINMQRMGTKVVELHKISKSFGDKTLIENFDYNFQRGERVGIIGKNGTGKSTFLNIINGDLPPDTGKVTIGETIKIGYYTQGGIDIKPGQKVIDVIKEYGEYIPLQKGKIISASQLLERFLFDNKKKHDFVEKLSGGERKRLYLCTILIQNPNFLILDEPTNDLDIPTLNVLENFLMDFPGCIVVVSHDRYFMDKIVDHLLVFNQSGEITDFPGNYSDFRAYVGTTDIALEKETVKTPEVKAVPKPEKPKSNTGISREDQKELSRLENKVKQLEAERKKLQDSFLDESIDPETMTENSIKLGKVKEELEEKEMEWLELTERLGV; from the coding sequence ATGAATTATTTGAGTGTAGAAAATGTATCGCGTGCATTTGCAGACAAAGCGCTGTTTGAAAATGTATCGCTGGGCATCAACCAAGGCCAAAAAATAGGCTTTGTGGCAAAAAACGGTTACGGTAAAACCTCGCTGCTCAATATCATTGCCGGCAGGGAACAACCGGACTCTGGTAGCGTCAACAAACGCAGCGATTTGCGTATGGCGTTTCTATCGCAAGAGCCAGACCTGGATCCTAACCAAACCATTGAGGAGGTCATTCTAGCCTCTGATATTCCTACCATCCAGATCATCGCTCGATATGAAAAGGCGATGGAAAACATGGATGATGCAGATGCCTACCAAAAAGCATTTGACCAGATGGAATCTGTACAGGCTTGGGATTTTGAAACCAAGTACAAACAGATCCTATCCAAACTCAAGCTGGACGATCTTTCGCAAAAAGTAGGCAAGCTAAGTGGTGGACAGAAAAAGCGCATCGCCATGGCGATCGCCTTATTGTCCGATCCGCAATTGTTGATCATGGATGAGCCTACCAACCACCTGGATCTAGAGATGATCGAGTGGCTGGAAGAGTATTTTAAACAGGAAGACTACACTATATTGATGGTAACACACGACCGTTATTTCCTAGATCGTGTGTGTAATGAAATTATTGAATTGGACAACGGTCATCTTTACACCTACAAAGGAAACTACTCCTATTACGTAGAGAAAAAGGAAGAGCGACTCGAGATCGAGCAAACCACCCAGGAAAAAGCACAACAACTCTTTAAAAAGGAATTGCAATGGATGCGTCGCCAGCCCAAGGCGCGTACCACCAAGTCCAAATCCCGAATCGACGATTTTTACCAAATCAAAGAGGCTGCCTCCAACCGTCGCAAGGAACACAACGTAGAGCTGGAAATCAACATGCAACGAATGGGAACCAAAGTGGTAGAACTGCACAAGATCTCAAAATCCTTTGGCGATAAAACACTTATTGAAAACTTTGATTACAACTTCCAGCGTGGCGAACGTGTGGGCATCATTGGGAAAAATGGGACTGGTAAATCTACTTTTCTCAACATCATTAATGGTGATCTTCCTCCAGATACCGGTAAGGTAACCATAGGTGAAACGATCAAGATAGGCTACTATACGCAAGGTGGTATCGACATCAAGCCGGGACAAAAGGTGATTGATGTGATCAAAGAATACGGCGAGTACATACCGCTCCAAAAAGGAAAAATCATCAGTGCAAGTCAGTTGCTGGAGCGCTTTCTTTTTGATAACAAAAAGAAACATGACTTTGTTGAGAAACTTAGTGGTGGCGAGCGAAAGCGGTTGTATTTGTGTACGATACTCATTCAAAATCCCAATTTCCTGATCCTTGATGAGCCTACCAACGACCTGGACATCCCAACGTTGAACGTGCTGGAAAACTTTTTGATGGATTTCCCAGGTTGTATCGTGGTGGTAAGTCACGACCGCTACTTTATGGATAAGATTGTGGACCATCTTTTGGTATTCAATCAGTCTGGTGAGATTACAGATTTCCCTGGAAATTATTCTGATTTTAGAGCCTATGTGGGTACTACAGATATTGCTTTGGAAAAGGAAACCGTCAAGACTCCAGAGGTCAAGGCAGTTCCAAAACCAGAAAAACCCAAATCCAACACCGGCATTTCCCGCGAGGATCAAAAAGAACTGAGCCGACTGGAAAATAAAGTCAAACAACTGGAAGCGGAACGCAAAAAGTTACAAGACAGCTTTCTCGATGAATCCATAGATCCAGAGACCATGACCGAAAACAGTATCAAGCTGGGAAAAGTCAAGGAAGAATTGGAAGAAAAGGAAATGGAGTGGCTGGAACTCACAGAGCGATTGGGAGTTTAA
- a CDS encoding O-methyltransferase: MLHQLKHYLKHRWKSFHLHGIHSPFVFTLNRDCLQKRSHLAVNEEIVRFRESVKNHPQLLHIEDHGAGSKRLQEDTRKSSEILKHNCSSLKRAQLLSRLTHYLNVQRALELGTSLGIGTHALAMACQQVTSIEASPEVRDYASARLKAARVKNAHLVTGTFQDFLDGTLHQQPSGVYDLVFIDGHHDGAETLRYFEALQPFLNEQSVVVIDDIYWSKGMTRAWEQLIHHPKVTASIDTYQWGILFFRKEQRQQAFHIHV; encoded by the coding sequence GTGCTGCACCAACTCAAACACTACCTCAAACATCGCTGGAAATCCTTCCACCTGCACGGTATTCATTCTCCGTTTGTTTTTACCTTGAATCGTGACTGCTTGCAAAAAAGATCACATCTTGCTGTGAATGAGGAAATAGTTCGCTTTCGCGAAAGCGTAAAAAACCATCCCCAATTATTACATATAGAAGATCATGGTGCCGGCAGTAAACGTTTACAAGAGGACACGCGAAAAAGCAGCGAAATCTTAAAACACAATTGCAGTAGTTTGAAGCGAGCCCAGCTATTGTCTCGTCTTACGCATTATTTGAACGTGCAACGCGCTCTGGAACTAGGCACTTCGCTAGGAATAGGCACTCACGCGCTTGCGATGGCGTGCCAGCAAGTCACCAGTATTGAGGCGAGTCCAGAGGTTCGCGATTATGCCTCTGCACGATTGAAGGCGGCTCGTGTAAAAAATGCGCATTTGGTCACTGGAACTTTTCAAGATTTTTTGGACGGTACCTTGCATCAACAGCCTAGTGGCGTTTATGACTTGGTTTTTATAGATGGACACCATGATGGTGCTGAAACCCTGCGCTATTTTGAAGCACTGCAGCCTTTCTTAAATGAGCAGTCTGTAGTGGTGATTGATGATATCTATTGGTCAAAAGGCATGACCAGAGCATGGGAACAATTGATACATCATCCCAAAGTCACCGCAAGCATTGATACCTATCAATGGGGTATTCTGTTTTTTAGAAAAGAACAGAGGCAGCAAGCTTTTCATATTCATGTGTAA
- a CDS encoding ABC transporter ATP-binding protein: MSENVIEVRDIVRNFKLGQEEVKVLKGIDLDIKRGDYVAFMGPSGSGKSTFMNLLGCLDTPTSGTYRLNGTDVSSLSDDQLADIRNTEIGFVFQTFNLLPRTTALDNVALPMIYAGMSKKDRIARATEVLTSVGLADRMDHQPNQLSGGQRQRVAVGRALVNNPSIILADEPTGNLDSKTGVEIMALFDKIHADGNTVILVTHEEDIAEHAHRVIRLRDGVVESDVRNR; encoded by the coding sequence ATGAGTGAAAATGTCATCGAGGTGCGCGATATCGTGCGTAATTTTAAGTTGGGGCAAGAAGAAGTAAAAGTGCTTAAAGGCATTGACCTTGATATCAAACGTGGTGATTATGTGGCTTTTATGGGACCATCAGGTTCTGGGAAATCCACTTTTATGAATCTGCTGGGCTGTCTAGACACACCTACTTCAGGTACCTATCGACTTAATGGAACAGATGTTTCCAGTCTAAGCGATGACCAGCTTGCTGACATTAGAAATACCGAAATAGGTTTCGTTTTCCAGACGTTTAATCTCTTGCCGCGTACCACGGCTCTTGATAATGTAGCCTTGCCCATGATTTATGCCGGTATGTCTAAAAAGGATCGCATCGCTAGAGCTACCGAAGTTTTGACCAGCGTAGGCCTTGCAGACCGTATGGACCACCAGCCCAATCAGCTGTCTGGTGGACAACGCCAGCGGGTGGCCGTAGGCCGTGCCCTGGTTAATAACCCATCCATCATCCTAGCCGATGAGCCCACCGGTAACCTGGATTCCAAAACAGGTGTAGAAATCATGGCACTCTTTGATAAAATCCATGCCGATGGTAATACGGTAATTCTTGTCACCCATGAAGAGGACATCGCAGAGCATGCCCACCGTGTGATACGTTTGAGAGATGGCGTGGTGGAAAGTGATGTTAGGAATC